The following proteins are co-located in the Candida dubliniensis CD36 chromosome 3, complete sequence genome:
- a CDS encoding acetate transporter, putative (Similar to S. cerevisiae ADY2) yields the protein MSSSGSISSDIKPVEASSEIENVEPYKTCTITGDGNEFVIIGNHKYYRHELMQAFGGTFNPGLSPYPKHNFGNPAAIGLVATSMNIFILGLFFAHAQGIHIPNVAVGLFVFMGGLVQFLAGIWGFFIGSQVGTFILTVFTSYGAFWLSFGAIFIPAFGISEAYADHPEQLNQGIGLMSVGWAIFTTMLVMCVMKSTLSFFWALFTLDLTIILLAVGFLLDSDKVKIAGGIMGVINTFAGWFEAFAGVANEHNSYLVPKEIPLPDLSLWFKRKKTDHHHTSE from the coding sequence atgtcTTCATCTggatcaatttcttcagaTATTAAACCTGTTGAAGCTAGTAGTGAAATAGAAAATGTTGAACCATATAAAACATGTACCATAACTGGTGATGGTAATgaatttgttattattggaaaTCATAAATATTATCGACATGAATTAATGCAAGCATTTGGTGGTACTTTTAATCCGGGACTTTCCCCATATCCTAAACATAATTTTGGTAATCCTGCTGCTATTGGATTAGTTGCTACAAGTatgaatatttttatattagGATTATTTTTCGCTCATGCTCAAGGTATACATATACCTAATGTTGCCGTTGGGTTATTTGTATTTATGGGAGGATTAGTTCAATTTTTAGCGGGAATATGGGGGTTTTTCATTGGTTCACAAGTAGGAACATTTATACTTACTGTTTTCACTTCATATGGAGCATTTTGGTTAAGTTTTGGAGCAATTTTCATCCCAGCTTTTGGTATTAGTGAAGCTTATGCTGATCATCCAgaacaattaaatcaagGAATAGGATTAATGTCAGTAGGATGGGCAATATTTACCACCATGTTAGTAATGTGTGTTATGAAATCTACATTGTCATTCTTTTGGGCGTTGTTTACATTAGATTTAACCATTATTCTTTTAGCGGTGGGGTTTTTGTTAGATAGTGATAAAGTTAAAATAGCAGGTGGGATTATGGGAGTTATTAATACATTTGCAGGTTGGTTTGAGGCATTTGCAGGTGTAGCCAACGAGCATAATTCATATTTGGTTCCTAAAGAAATCCCTTTGCCAGATCTCTCACTTTGGTTTAAACGTAAAAAGACTGACCATCATCATACGTCAGAATAG
- a CDS encoding casein kinase I, putative (Similar to S. cerevisiae YCK2) translates to MTTNPALAAAQASHNNIPTKQMNHSTSSSNGNSSNNSSVVGLHYKIGKKIGEGSFGVIFEGTNIINGVPVAIKFEPRKTEAPQLRDEYRTYKHLQGCEGIPNAYYFGQEGLHNILVIDLLGPSLEDLFDWCGRRFSVKTVVQVAIQMLTLVEEVHRHDLIYRDIKPDNFLIGRRGAVDENNVHLIDFGMAKQYRDPRTKQHIPYREKKSLSGTARYMSINTHLGREQSRRDDLEALGHVFFYFLRGQLPWQGLKAPTNKQKYEKIGDKKRTTPAVTLCDGLPQQFAEYLDSVRSLPFDAEPPYEEYRMLLLSALDDLGQACDGDMDWMHLNGGRGWDATINKKPNLHGYGHPNPPNERERRHRDQRRTRQHQQSQQQQQQQAQQAQQQQQQLQAQAQAQQLQQQQLQQQQHQPLSAAQLHQQKLQHLVNRPLPPIKQESQSAIQSGNGHHELLNNNNNIGDQHGGGKHEGYNNSRPDQYQQQQMVNDEDENKGFWSKLCCH, encoded by the coding sequence ATGACAACAAACCCTGCTTTGGCGGCTGCTCAAGCATctcataataatattccTACAAAGCAAATGAATCATTCAACATCATCTTCAAACGGTAACAGTAGTAACAACTCTTCAGTAGTTGGACTTCATTATAAGATTGGTAAAAAAATAGGTGAAGGTTCATTTGGAGTGATTTTTGAAGGTACtaatataataaatggaGTACCTGTGGCCATAAAATTTGAACCTAGAAAAACTGAAGCCCCTCAATTACGAGATGAATATAGAACTTATAAACATTTACAAGGTTGTGAAGGAATTCCTAATGCATATTATTTTGGTCAAGAAGGTTTACATAATATTTTAgtgattgatttattggGACCTTCTTTGgaagatttatttgattggtGTGGTAGAAGATTTAGTGTCAAAACTGTAGTGCAAGTTGCTATACAAATGTTGACTTTAGTAGAAGAAGTTCATCGTCATGATTTAATCTATAGAGATATTAAACCcgataattttttaattggtaGAAGAGGTGctgttgatgaaaataatgttcatttaattgattttggtatGGCCAAACAATATCGTGATCCTCGAACAAAGCAACATATTCCTTATAGAGAGAAAAAATCTTTAAGTGGGACAGCACGTTATATGAGTATTAATACTCATTTAGGAAGAGAACAATCAAGAAGAGATGATTTAGAAGCATTAGGTCatgtatttttttattttcttagAGGTCAATTACCATGGCAAGGTTTAAAAGCTCCTaccaataaacaaaaatatgaaaaaattggtgataaaaaaagaactacTCCAGCAGTTACATTATGTGATGGATTACCTCAACAATTTGCTGAATATTTAGATTCGGTTAGATCATTACCATTTGATGCTGAACCTCCATATGAAGAATATAGaatgttattattatcggCATTGGATGATTTAGGTCAAGCTTGTGATGGAGATATGGATTGGATGCATCTTAATGGCGGTAGAGGTTGGGATGCcacaattaataaaaaaccTAATTTGCATGGGTATGGACATCCAAATCCACCTAATGAACGTGAAAGAAGACATCGTGATCAAAGAAGAACTagacaacatcaacaactgcaacaacaacaacaacaacaagctCAACAAGcacaacagcagcaacaacaattacaagCACAAGCTCAGGcacaacaattacaacaacaacaacttcaacaacaacaacatcaaccaCTATCCGCAGCTCAATtgcatcaacaaaaattacaGCATTTGGTTAATCGACCATTACCACCAATCAAACAAGAATCACAATCTGCAATACAAAGTGGTAATGGACATCATGAActtttgaataataataataatattggtgATCAACATGGTGGCGGAAAACATGAAGGATATAACAATTCACGACCagatcaatatcaacaacaacaaatggttaatgatgaagatgaaaataaagGGTTTTGGTCTAAATTGTGTTGTCATTAA
- a CDS encoding alpha-ketoglutarate-dependent sulfonate dioxygenase, putative (Similar to S. cerevisiae JLP1;~In S. cerevisiae: Fe(II)-dependent sulfonate/alpha-ketoglutarate dioxygenase, involved in sulfonate catabolism for use as a sulfur source): MSPTAVTQGEPQDLQETIKKIASLNPIGHSNNKSSVITGFDPNWVDKLPETTKQRFTKYNIDISQGYPYIPENIKIPKFLDEAYNIRNEEYPYIERGKNADPEKKSLFEAAEDIIHLTPYIGTEIVGLQLSELTNKQKDELALLIAERVVVFFKDQDLSPQKQLELGHYWGQVEIHPQAARIGSEFDGVTVIWQHYAKERRSINLTFKQSKKGNSTWHSDLVHEKQTAGITHLHLDAIPNIGGETLWSSTYGAYDKLSPSLQQFLDGKTAIYRSAHQYLDRNDPLKGPKYIEREHPIIRTHPVTGWKYLFVNRGMTVRIVGLLPEESDLILNYLYSVIENNRDIQVRWSWQKELGSIKKNKSKEEDSKQYRGVSALWDNRISNHSVVHSEESIVGRHGTRVTSLADTGYYDPNSKSQRESLGLSLD, from the coding sequence ATGTCACCAACAGCAGTAACTCAAGGAGAACCACAAGATTTACaagaaacaattaaaaaaatagcttctttaaatccaattggtcattccaataataaatcatcagTAATCACAGGATTTGATCCTAATTGGGTCGATAAATTACCTGAAACAACTAAACAAAGATTTactaaatataatattgacATTTCTCAAGGATATCCTTATATACcagaaaatattaaaatccCAAAATTTTTAGATGAAGCTTATAATATTAGAAATGAAGAATATCCTTATATTGAAAGAGGTAAAAATGCTGATccagaaaaaaaactgtTATTTGAAGCTGCAGAAGATATTATCCATTTAACTCCTTATATTGGTACAGAAATTGTTGGATTACAATTGAGTGAATTAactaataaacaaaaagatgAATTAGCTTTATTAATAGCTGAAAGAGTAGTagtttttttcaaagatcAAGATTTATCACCACAAAAACAACTTGAATTAGGTCATTATTGGGGTCAAGTTGAAATTCATCCACAAGCAGCTAGAATTGGTTCAGAATTTGATGGTGTCACAGTTATTTGGCAACATTATgctaaagaaagaagatcaataaatttaactTTTAAACAATCTAAAAAGGGAAATTCTACTTGGCATAGTGATTTAGTTCATGAAAAACAAACTGCTGGTATTACTCATTTACATCTTGATGCTATTCCTAATATTGGTGGTGAAACTTTATGGAGTTCTACTTATGGTGCTtatgataaattatctCCAAGTttacaacaatttttaGATGGTAAAACTGCTATTTATAGATCAGCTCATCAATATTTGGATAGAAATGATCCATTAAAAGGACctaaatatattgaaagaGAACATCCAATTATTAGAACTCATCCTGTTACTGGTTggaaatatttatttgtgAATCGTGGTATGACAGTTAGAATTGTGGGATTGTTGCCTGAGGAATccgatttgattttgaactATTTGTATTCagttattgaaaacaatagaGATATTCAAGTTAGATGGTCATGGCAAAAAGAATTAGGAAGtattaaaaagaataaactgaaagaagaagattcaAAACAATATCGTGGTGTTAGTGCTTTATGGGATAATAGAATTAGTAATCATAGTGTTGTTCATAGTGAAGAATCAATTGTTGGTAGACATGGTACAAGAGTCACTTCATTAGCTGATACTGGTTATTATGatccaaattcaaaatccCAAAGAGAATCTTTAGGATTATCATTGGATTAG
- a CDS encoding alpha-1,3-mannosyltransferase, putative (Similar to S. cerevisiae MNT2): protein MFLLSIPHQSKSKVWIALLLVIWGLISVHFIWQSQANSGLILENELSSISSIPHEFEMLIDTKYPKFKATSGNSGSQTYVNLFNNQDRNAAIFTIMKNFDLDQRCQLYFNNVKFDKSVVDPDHDFKFNRFDYWNWDEYRDECIKKLKADNDEFVATSSDLDTIKENFDNAKSRIVSDLQLLHDYFSHIKIYNQCYIDRNTSFITKQQELINGLNWKTSFKGPKIFSSKQIVTESQMYPWLSQKSPEYECLSTGKIAEFSTRGNSFLNTLKNKLNGKGIVMTIADSHLDYCIRLIHLLRYLKNTLPIQIIYTKNDLSANSKSQLYQASVADFDGLPSQNITFVNVTPAIKQQYLHKFNEFGNKILAILFNTFEEMIFIDADAILIQNPEKFFQLNKYQNSGALFFRDRNTPEYRPDHDIQTFLKLMNSQYDEIIFGLPQITEKTMSIPLFDRKISHVMESGLVLLNRKIHFSQPLIMANMNFFEPIRERVYGDKEMFWLSLSINGDENYQFNSHPAAAIGQLTTYEERIKTLETPPSSFKSQEICANHPAHINDEDNHTLLWFNSGFQFCNQLEKVNYDNEFSNKERYSQLNTIDEFKAFWQSSLIIESAIIPPENTNSNGGDINEPSASWKHMDSYCAGYTWCAYSSIGNGDKANDKGIVINYSSKEIEHFKKLGEIWMRGYNYS from the coding sequence ATGTTCTTATTGTCAATACCGCATCagtcaaaatcaaaagtaTGGATAGCCCTTTTATTGGTGATATGGGGTTTGATATCGGTCCACTTTATATGGCAATCACAAGCCAATTCTGGATTGATACtagaaaatgaattatcaCTGATATCAAGTATTCCCCATGAGTTTGAAATGTTAATAGATACAAAATATCCTAAATTCAAAGCTACTCTGGGTAATTCAGGATCACAAACGTATGTGAACCTCTTTAATAATCAAGATCGTAATGCAGCCATATTCACCATcatgaaaaattttgatttggacCAGCGATGtcaattatatttcaaCAATGTAAAGTTTGATAAACTGGTAGTTGATCCCGATCATGATTTTAAGTTTAATAGATTTgattattggaattggGATGAATATAGAGATGAATGCattaagaaattgaaagctgataatgatgaatttgttgCAACGAGTAGTGATTTGGATACCATTAAggaaaattttgataatgcTAAATCCAGAATAGTATCAGACTTGCAATTATTGCATGATTATTTCTCACACATAAagatttataatcaatGTTATATTGACAGGAATACGTCATTTATCACAAAGcaacaagaattgatcAATGGGTTGAATTGGAAAACTTCATTTAAAGGGCCAAAGATATTTTCACTGAAGCAAATAGTTACAGAACTGCAAATGTACCCATGGTTATCCCAAAAATCACCCGAGTATGAATGTTTGTCAACTGGTAAAATCGCCGAATTCTCTACAAGGGGAAACTCATTTTTAAACACCTTAAAGAATAAACTTAATGGCAAGGGAATAGTAATGACCATTGCTGATTCTCATTTAGACTATTGCATAAGactaattcatttattaagATACCTCAAAAACACTCTTCCAATACAAATCATCTACACTAAGAATGACTTATCAGCCAATTCCAAATCTCAACTTTACCAAGCAAGTGTTGCAGATTTTGATGGGTTACCACTGCAAAATATAACTTTTGTCAATGTGACACCAGCAATCAAACAACAGTATTTAcataaatttaatgaatttgggaataaaattttggccattttatttaatactTTTGAAGAAATGATTTTCATTGATGCTGATGcaattttaattcaaaatcccgaaaaatttttccaattgaacaaatatcaaaattcaGGAGCATTATTCTTTCGAGATCGAAACACACCAGAATATCGACCTGATCATGATATACAGACATTTTTAAAACTAATGAACAGTCAATATGATGAAATAATATTTGGTTTACCACAGATAACTGAAAAAACCATGTCTATCCCATTATTTGATAGGAAAATAAGTCATGTTATGGAAAGTGGATTAGTATTGCTCAATAGGAAAATCCATTTTTCTCAACCATTAATTATGGCAAAtatgaatttttttgaacCAATACGAGAAAGGGTTTATGGTGATAAGGAGATGTTTTGGTTATCACTATCAATAAATGGTGATgagaattatcaatttaataGTCATCCAGCAGCAGCTATTGGACAACTCACAACTTATgaagaaagaataaaaaCACTTGAAACCccaccatcatcatttaaatcACAAGAAATATGTGCCAACCATCCAGCTCATataaatgatgaagataatcACACATTACTTTGGTTTAATTCAggatttcaattttgcaATCAATTGGAGAAAGTAAAttatgataatgaattttcaaacaaagaaagataTTCTCAATTAAACACTATTGATGAGTTTAAAGCATTTTGGCAAAGTTCTTTGATTATAGAAAGTGCTATTATTCCACCGGAAAACACCAATAGCAATGGAGGCGACATAAATGAACCTTCTGCTTCTTGGAAACATATGGATTCATATTGTGCTGGATATACTTGGTGTGCATACAGCTCAATAGGAAATGGAGATAAGGCTAATGATAAAGGAATAGTGATTAATTATTCACTGAAGGAAATAGAACATTTTAAAAAACTTGGGGAGATATGGATGAGGGGATATAATTATTCATAG
- a CDS encoding glutathione S-transferase, putative (Similar to S. cerevisiae GTT1) — MQTNHNRLDDSRSHRILWILDLLNLDYEVKIYLRHPETWRGPLQLFDVHQLGKAPILEVIFGDGRPSIKISESGFIIQYLLRYYDTQNILYPINLDQQLEVDYYLHYAEGSFQHIQMALLINSSAKHIAPFATKSVVKLITKAINNGYYKHEWFLNMKYLEDRLQQNGTGFFVGDKLTGADVILSFPIYENVFDNLEGIKEILGDKFNIKKMFPNLFNWSRMIKNNSSYKKITELMNEEVEDLIALNPRFDYGREK, encoded by the coding sequence aTGCAAACTAACCATAATAGGCTCGATGATTCACGTTCACATAGAATACTTTGGATATTAGATCTTCTTAATCTTGATTATGAAGTGAAGATATATTTAAGACATCCAGAAACTTGGCGTGGACCTttacaattatttgatgttCATCAATTAGGTAAAGCACCAATATTGGAAGTTATTTTCGGTGATGGAAGAccatcaattaaaatatcTGAGCTGGGAtttataattcaatatttattaagaTATTATGATAcacaaaatattttatatcCAATTAATCTTGATCAACAATTGGaagttgattattatttacatTATGCTGAAGGGTCATTTCAACATATACAAATGgcattattaattaattcttctGCTAAACATATTGCTCCATTTGCCACAAAATCAGTAGTGAAATTAATTACTAAAGCAATAAATAATGGGTATTATAAACATGAATGGTTTTTAAATATGAAATATTTAGAAGATAGATTACAACAAAATGGTACAGGATTTTTCGTTGGTGACAAATTAACTGGAGCTGATGTTATATTAAGTTTCCCAATTTATGAAAATGTTTTTGATAATCTTGAAGGtataaaagaaatattgggagataaatttaatatcaaaaaaatgtttcctaatttatttaattggaGTAGAatgattaaaaataattcaagttataaaaaaataactgaattaatgaatgaagaagttgaagatTTGATTGCATTGAATCCTCGATTTGATTATGGCagagaaaaataa
- a CDS encoding acetate transporter, putative (Similar to S. cerevisiae ADY2;~In S. cerevisiae: required for normal sporulation), with product MSSSGSISSELKAVPVTDEVENVVPYKTCTITSENNEFVIIGDHKYFRHELMQAFGGTFNPGLAPYPKQSFGNPAAIGLVSTGMNILIFGLFFAHAMGVHIPNAGIGLCMFMGGLVEILAGIWGFFVGSQVGTFVLTVFTSYGAFWLSFGAIFIPSFGIGKAYEEDPEQLNQAIGLMLIGWAIFTTMLLMCVVKSTLSFFWALLTYDLTIILFAAGFLSGNDKVKVAGGIMGVINAFADWFEAFAGVANRQNSYLVPKEIPLPNLALWFKRKRNARKTSN from the coding sequence ATGTCTTCCTCTGGATCAATATCTTCTGAATTAAAAGCTGTACCAGTAACCGATGAAGTTGAAAACGTGGTGCCATACAAAACATGCACAATAACTAGCGAAAACAACGagtttgttattattggtgaCCACAAATATTTTCGTCACGAATTAATGCAAGCATTTGGTGGTACATTCAATCCAGGTCTTGCACCTTACCCCAAACAAAGTTTCGGTAATCCTGCTGCAATTGGTTTAGTCTCAACAGGCatgaatattttaatttttggaTTATTCTTTGCTCATGCAATGGGTGTTCATATCCCCAATGCAGGAATTGGTTTATGTATGTTTATGGGAGGATTGGTAGAGATATTAGCGGGGATTTGGGGATTTTTCGTTGGATCGCAAGTAGGAACTTTTGTTTTAACTGTATTTACATCGTATGGTGCATTTTGGTTAAGTTTTGGGGCTATCTTCATCCCTTCATTTGGTATTGGAAAAGCGTATGAAGAAGACCCtgaacaattgaatcaagCTATAGGGTTGATGTTAATTGGGTGGGCAATATTTACCACTATGTTGCTTATGTGTGTTGTGAAGTCCACTTTATCGTTCTTTTGGGCTTTGTTGACATATGACTTGACGATTATCCTCTTTGCAGCAGGGTTTTTATCAGGTAATGACAAAGTTAAAGTGGCTGGTGGAATTATGGGCGTCATCAATGCTTTTGCTGATTGGTTTGAAGCTTTTGCTGGGGTAGCTAACAGACAAAATTCGTATTTGGTTCCCAAAGAGATTCCTTTGCCAAATCTTGCCCTTTGGTTTAAACGTAAAAGGAATGCCAGGAAAACATCAAATTGA